CGCCAGGTGATGGGCGATTCTCTGAAGAGTACCTGGGGTAAGCAGTTGGCGCTCAAGGTGCTTGCGCTCTATCAGGCACCGGTTCGGAAAGCCTTTGCACGCACGGGTGGAAAATTTAGCGCTCCCACGCCAATTATGCAGATGGCAGCCCGCTCAACCGATATTGCTTCCAAGGGGAATCAAGCAGGTGAGGGCTGGTACCTAGTTTCTGAAATGGTCGACATGATCGAACACGGATGCCCGAACATCATCTGTGTACAGCCTTTCGCATGCCTTCCCAACCACGTCGTAGGCAAGGGCATGTTTAGGCCGCTGCGCAAACGCTACCCGGAGGCAAACTTGGTGGGGATCGATTATGACCCGGGTGCATCTGCGGTCAATCAGCTAAACCGCATCAAGCTGATGATCGCGGCGGCGCATATGGCTGACGGCTCCCTGGACTTTTCCGGGGTGCCACAAGACGAGGTACCGGCAGCGCCTTCCTGCGGTGCATGCGCCGGAGGCGCGCCGAGGCGGGGGCCGGTCGCCCTAGGAATGCCCAAGGTTCGCAGCTAAAACATACACAGGTGTTGACACCCTCCTGGTTGTATGGTTCATTAGTTAAGTAATGAACCGATAGGCAGGAGGGGTGAGGTTGAAGAGCTTTAGTGGCCCTGGCCCTATCTACCGGCAGATTGCGGATTCCATCAAAGATCAGATAGTTGCGCGCACCCTAACTGACGGGGACAAGCTGATGTCCACGACCGAGTATGCTGCCACCTACCGCATCAACCCGGCCACTGCTCAAAAGGCATTTGCCGAACTGACACGACAGGGGCTAGTCGAAAAGCGGCGGGGCATAGGCATGTTTGTTGCCAGTGGGGCTTACAAGAAGCTAGTGGGCAACCTTCGCACCGGTTATAAGGACGAGGTGCTGCTTCCTGCCCTTGAGCGAGGACGCAAGCTGGGATATTCCGATTCGCAATTGCTGGATCTTATCCGCACCTACTTGGGAGGCGAGAAATGACAGACAGCGTAGGCGCGACCTGCACGGGTCTGGGAAAGAAGTATAGAAGGGGCGATCCAGCCCTAACCGATGTCGACTTGCAGATCCATGCCGGAGAGATAACCGGTTTGCTGGGCCGAAACGGTTCTGGAAAAACAACACTTATGCGACTGCTCGGGGGCGAACTTTTCCCGTCCTCCGGGAAAGTACAGATAGATGGTCACCCCGCACATTCGCCCTCGGCGTGCGCAAACACCTGTCTAGTAGCAGATGGCGGGAACTGGGATAAGGGCACATCGGGGCGCATTCTAGTAGAGGTCGCCAGCCTGCGTCCGAGTTGGTCTGGCGCCCTATTTGAAGAATTGCTCGATTACTTCAGGATCGACGTGCCGCGCATTATTGGGCGGGCTTCAAAAGGCATGCAGTCCACGTTCGCCCTCTGCCTGGCGCTAGCGAGCGGGGCAGAACTTACCCTGCTGGACGAAATCCACCTAGGAATGGATCAGCCCACACGCGAAAAGATGTACGAGCAAATCGTTCGATTGAACGGCCAAACTGGACGCGGCTTCGTGCTGTCTTCACACCTTATATCGGAAATCGAGCAGGTGATAGGGCAAGTGGTTGTTCTGGAGCGGGGCCAGGTTCGCTTCGCTGGGGAAGTCGATGCCTTGCTGGACTCCTTCACTGAATTGCTAGGCCCTCGCGAAGCCGTGATGAAACTGCAAGAGGCGGGAATTCGGCTGCTAGAGCGCCAGCAGCAGGGCTCACTACTGAAGGCTACCGTAGACGGAGCGTTGCCAGAATCGTTGCGGCGCTACTGCGAGCAGGCAGGTATTCAGATGGAAGGTCTCGATCTGGCGCAAACTTTCCGGGTGCTAACCGAGGACAAGAGCAGGCCTGCAACACCAACTGAGCCGGCCTTGGGGGAGGAACACGATGCGAAATAGTATTCAGCTAGGTAACGCCCTAATGAAGCGGCGCGTGTCAGCTAAATTTTTGGCATGGCGAATCGGTGGGGCGGTGTTCTTCATCGTTCTGTGTCTGGTAATTGGTTTGCTGTCCCGCAGCATTGGCAAGTTGGAAGGATTCCCAACCTTTCTTATTGGGGGTGCCTCTTTTGCGGGAGTCATGATCGTGATTAGCGACGCCGTAGCTGTTGGCGAAAACGCGCAGCGGGCTTGGTCTATAGCTGGCGTATCCGGTTCGCAGGCGGGAAGAGCCACGCTCTGGATAAACCTCGTGGACACCCTAGCAATGACTGTAATGTGGACCATTTTTGTAGTGCTATATAGGCTGGCGCTTCCAGGGGCGGCGATCAGCGCTCTGCGGCTCTCCCTCAATGGTCAGCCGCTGCTGAGCGAACCTTTGCCCATACCGGTGTGCGGACTAATCATGCTCACATTCACGCTGATGTGCACCCAGCAGATCGCAATGTGCCTGATCTTCGGAAGAAGATCAAAGATTGCCTCCGGAGTGGCTGCCGTCCTAATTGCGTACGCCATAAGCCACTTTCTTGCCATGCTCGTCGGTTTATATTTCTCGGATGCGGGCTCCATGATTGGAGCTGGTTGGGGAGGCATCATTGTCTCGGCGGCATTTGCAGTGCTCGCCGCGCTTGCGTTCGGGATAAAGCAAGTAGCCCGCCCTCGAGTGTAGTTTCTTCCTTCTGCGCAGCTAGCCAGCGCGAAGTGTTGCTGGACCAATTTATGCGTGAAAACATAAAAGCGCATACATGTGTGAATTAGGTCAAGTTGCGTAGAAGGAAAGAAATGAGTTTTGAGAACAATAATTATGGGTTTGCGGTAGGAAAACACTGGGTGCAAGTAATTGGAAAAAATAAGTCATCCAAACCAACGTGGACCATACTGGTAGACGAAGAAGTAAAAGATACCAAAGAGGGAAGCGGCGAACTTCAACTGACAACGAAGCTCGACGGGCAAGTTCTGTCATCCACGATAGAGCCGGCCCAAATGGGGGCTGTCGCAGCGGAAGTGAAGCTGGGGGACAAGGTGGTAAAGTCCTTCGACGGCTATCTGCTATAGCTTTCCGTTCTCGCTGCAAGGGCAGGGCGGGAGCGAACATTCCCTCATCATTATTTAAGGAAAGAAATGAACGATCTGGAGTTTTCCCATCTGTCGAAAACTTTCGGCCGTATCAAAGCCCTAGAGAACGTTAGCTTCACCGTTGCTGAGGGTGAACTATTCGGTTTCGTCGGCGCGAACGGTGCAGGTAAGACGACAACGATGCGGATTGCCATGGGCATCATTGACCCGGACCAGGGGCAGGTGTGCCTAGGCGGGAAACCGCTCACTCAGAAGGCGCGAACGCGGATAGGCTACATGCCAGAGGAGCGAGGGCTGTACCCGAAGATGAAGGTCGCCCCACAGCTGGAATATCTAGCCCGCTTGCACGGCATGAATTCCGCCGACGCTCGCGCAGCACAGCAGAAGTGGACGGAAAGGCTGGGAGTTGGCTCCCGTCGCGGCGACGAGGTCGAAAAACTCTCGTTGGGTAACCAGCAGCGGGTGCAGCTTGCTTCCGCCCTGCTATTCAACCCCCGAGCGCTGATCCTGGACGAGCCTTTCTCGGGCCTAGACCCCGTTGCGGTGGACGCGATGAGCCAAGCGATGCGCGAATACGCTGCCAGTGGCGTGCCTGTACTGTTCTCCTCGCACCAATTGGACCTGGTAGAACGCGTCTGTGACCGAATTGGCATCATCTCCTCAGGCAGGTTAGTGGCCACGGGAACCGTAGCGGAGCTGCGAGCCACCGCAGATCCGGCAACCAAGGTGCAGGCAAGCCCCGAGGCTTGGGCGGCAGCCAAGGAAGCCGGCGCCGGGCTGGAAATTACCGACCTGGATGGGGGCGGCACAATCAAGTTCACCGATCCCGCGCAGAAGCAACGGGTGTTGCGCGCCGCCCTCGCCGCCGGAGACGTGTACGGCTTCGCCGATGAGGTGCCCCCGCTAGCCGAGATTTTCCGCGACACTGTTTCTAAGAACCAGGAGGCCGACAAGTGAACCAGGTATGGCAGATCGCCAAACGCGAGATCATTCAGCGCGGCCTCAATAAGGCAACACTGGCAACGACCATCATCATGGCGCTAGTGCTGGGCGTGGGCGGAATTATTGCCGGCAACCTCCTTTCCTCAGAGAGCGAGCCAGACACGATTGCGGTTACTGCGGACACCCAGCAGATGGGAACCGCGCTGAAAGCCGTATCCAAGCAGATGCAAGAAGCCGGCGTTGGCGCGATGACTGACGATGCCGTAACCAAGCGGGTAGCCAGCAACGAGGAAGCCAAAAAGTTGGTGCAAAAGGGCGACGTCGACTACGCCATCGTGAAGGCCGGCGAAGAAACACAGCTGCTTTCGGATGGTCCCGCCCCGATGTCTCTATCCACCACGGTCAGGCAGATAGCCTCCTCGGCCGCCCTCACGAAATACATCCAAGATGTTGGCGGCAATGTTCAGGAACTGAACAAGCAGGTAAATGACGTTAAGTTCAAGGCCGTGAACGTGTCGCCAAAGGACGAAAAGGATAAGGGCTCTGACGACTTCCAGCTCAATGACATGGCCAACTACATCATCTCGCTAGTGGCGCTACTGCTCATGTTCATGATCATCATGACCGCGGGACAAGTAGTCGCCCTCGGCGTAGTAGAAGAGAAGTCTTCGCGAATTGTTGAAGTGTTGCTCGGTGCTGTCAGCCCAACCAGACTCCTTCTTGGAAAGGTGCTGGGAGTGGCAATCATGGCGCTTGCGCAACTGGCCATTATGGGCCTCGGCGCCTTCATTGGCGGGCGAGCCCTGGTGCAGGCGTTGGACATGCACGTTGACGCGGCTGGTATTTCCGGCTGGGTGCTGGTGTGGATGGTACTGGGCTTTTGCACCTACATCTTCCTGTACGCGGGCGTGGGAGCAATGGTCACCCGCACAGAAGACATGGGTACTGCGCTCATGCCGCTGGTGTTCTTGCAGATGGTGATCCTCTACGTTGCGCTGTTCGTAGCTATGAGAAACCCCGTCTCGTCAATCGTGCGCGTGCTCTCCTTCATTCCGGGAGCAAGCTGCTACGCAATGCCCGTGCGAATTGCCTGGTCAGTGGCTCCCACCTGGGAAATCCTAGTGGCTGTGGCCCTGAACCTCCTGGCATTGCCTCTGCTCATCTGGCTAGGCGGCCGAGCATACCGCCGCGGCGTCATGAACACCGGCGGCAAATTGTCCTTCCGACAGGCCTTCGGACGCACTGTGGAAAAGGCCTAAGCGGCATTAACTAAAGAACCGGCCTCCCTACTTCCAATGCGGAAGTGAGGAGGCCGGACTTGTTAGAAGTGGTTACTTCTGGGCGATCTGCATTACCTGCTGCGCAATGGACAGTTCCTCGTTGGTGGGAACAACCATGACGGTGATCTTGGAGTTCGGGGTCGAGATGGTGCGCGGTTCGTCGCCGCGGATCTTGTTGACCTCTTCATCCAGTTCGATGCCCATGAATGCCAGGCGTTCGCACAGTTCCCGGCGAATATCCACGTCGTTCTCGCCAACACCGGCGGTGAACGCAATAACGTCCAGGCCACCCATGACGGCGTAGTAACGGCCGACGTAGGACACTAGGCGGTGCAGGTACACGTCGAGGGCGGCGCGGGCCTTTTCGTTGCCCTCGTCAGCCAGATCGCGCACGGTGCGCATGTCGTTGTCGCCGCACAGGCCGAGCAGGCCGGACTTCTTGTTGAACAGGGTGTCCAGCTCGTCGATGCTCATGTTGGCCTGACGGGCCAGGTGGAAGACAACCGCCGGGTCGATGTCGCCAGTACGGGTGCCCATTACCAGGCCCTCTAGGGGAGTGAGGCCCATAGAGGTGTCAACGGCCTCACCATTTACAACTGCCGAGGCCGAAGCGCCGTTGCCCAGGTGAAGGACAATCTGCTTCAGATCGGAGCGGTCAAGCAGCTCGGCGACGCGGCCCGAGACGAAGCGGTGGGAGGTGCCGTGGGCACCGTAACGACGTACCTCGTACTTCTCGGCGACTTCCTGGTCGATGGCGTAAGTGGAAGCCTCGGCCGGAAGAGTCTGGAAGAACGCGGTGTCGAAAACTGCTACGTGGGGTACGTCCGGCAGCAGCTTCTTGGCTACGTCGATGCCGGATAGGTGAGCCGGGTTGTGCAGCGGAGCGAGCGGGCACAGCTCCTCGATCTTCTGGCGAACTTCGTCAGTGATCAGAGCTGGGCCGTCGAAGTACTTGCCGCCCTGCACGACGCGGTGGCCGACGCCGATCACGTTGGATTCGGCGATGGAGGGGCCAACCTCGTCAAACAGACGCAGAATTTCGGAAAGGCCGGCGCCGTGGTCGGCGATGGGCTCGTTTACCTCGGTGGTCTTGCCCTGGTATTTGTGGGCAATGTGGCCTTCCTTTTCGCCAATTCGCTCGCACAGGCCTTTGGCATGTACTTCGCCGGTGTCCGGATCTAGCAGCTGGTATTTGATCGAGGACGAACCGGAGTTAATTACTAGAACAGTGCGTGCCATTAAGCACTTCTCCTTTTTTAGAAATTAGCTTACTTTTCCTGCGCCTGAATGGCGGTTAGGACGATGGTGTTGACAATGTCGTCAACGGTGGCCCCGCGCGAGAGGTCGTTGACTGGCTTCTTCATGCCCTGCAGCACCGGCCCAATAGCGGTAGCGCCGGCGGTGCGCTGAACTGCCTTGTAGGTGCAGTTACCCTGGTCGAGGTTGACGAACACGAAGACGTTGGCCTGGCCCGCAACGGGGGAGCCGGGACGCTTCTTGGCAGCGACGGTGGGATCAAAGGCCGCGTCGAACTGGAGCGGGCCGTCCACTACTAGTTCGGGGTGGGTTTCCTTGATCTTTGCCATTGCTTCCTTGACCTTGTCGACGGTCGGGCCCTTGCCCGAATCGCCGGTGGAGTAGGAGATGAGGGCGACCTTCGGGTCCATGCCGAAGCTCTTGGCAGTGTCAGCAGAGGCGGCAGCAATGTCGACCAGCTGATCCGAGGTCGGATCGATGGTCACTGCGCAGTCGGCGTACAGCTGGACGCGATCTTCGAGCAGGACGAAGAAAGACCCGGACACGGTAGAAGTGCCGGGCTTGGTCTTGATGATCTGCAGTGCGGGACGGATGGTCTCGGCAGTGGTGTGGACGGCGCCGGAAACCATGCCGTCGGCCTCGCCAGCAGCGATCATTAGGGTGCCGAAGTAGGAAACGTCGGCCAGCATGGACTTAGCCTTCTCTAGGTCGACGCCCTTGTGCTTGCGGGCTTCGTACAGGATCTGGGCGTAGCGGTCAATGCGCTCCGGGTCCTTGGGGGAAACGATCTGGGCGGCCGAGATGTCCAGGCCTTCCTTTTCTGCGGCAGCCTTGATTTCGGCCTCTTCGCCGAGCAGCACTAGGTTAGCGGTGCCCATTTCGAGGACGTTAGCGGCGGCCTGCAGCACTCGCAGGTCGTCAGGCTCGGGCAGAACGATGGTGCGCAGTTCGCTCTTGGCCTGCTTGATGAACCCGGCTTTGAAAGCACCGGGGGTGACAACGCCGGAACCGGAGGCCTTGGTGAGGCCGGCCAGTTCTTCTGCCAACTCGTCGCTGATCTGCTCGTCAGCGGAGGTGAAGACCTTTACGCCCTCTACGGAGGCCTCTCCGCCAATGACGAGGACGGCGGACACAGCGGCGTGTGCGTCCTCGACAACCTTGGTGGCGGCTGCGATGGCCTGGTCGGCGTTAGCGGCCTCGTTCACTACCAGCAGAACGGTTGCTGAATCGTCAGCAGCTACTCCTGCCTGGACGCCAAGAAGGGAAAGGCCTGCGACCGGCGCGGCAACAGAGCCGTCGACAACCAGGGCATCCTGCAGTGCAGGGGTGGCCTTTGCGCGCAGCGCGGTTGCCTGCGTGTACCACTCGCCCTCGGCGTAGGGGCGGGCGGGGGTGGACTGTAGTTTCTGAGCGATCTTGTCAGCGATGGGGCTGACGGAGTAAGACGTGTCAACTGGTAGCACGTGGATCCGAGTCATGAACTTCTCCTCGTAGAGATTAGCTTCCAAGGTAACTGTAACTGTTTGCATAGGAGCCGGGAAAAATATGTGACGCGCCTTTGGTCACTTATTTTTCCTAATGTTTGCTTAAAATATGTGGCTTTTGCGGATTGATTAGGTAATCTAATTGTATTGACAAAGTGTTTTAGGAGCGGCAGTGCCCGACAAAGTTAGTTTGGTACACCACATACAGGACCTTAAAGAGTCCGTCCCAAAGCTGGGCAGACCCAAGGTAGTGGCACAGTTTGTGCTGGTCATGCTTACTGTGGGATGGATTATTGCGACCCTTGGCGCCTCTTTGCCGTTACTGGAACACATGAAAATAGCGGGTATATCAGTATTTGAGCGAGCAGCCTTGGTAGCGGTTGCCTTTCTAGCGGCCGCCCCCGGACTCTTCCTTGCCCAGCATCTAGACGAAATGAGTAAATCTTCGCGGCTCCTTACTACTGTCGCGATGGCTTTCGCAGCCGGGGCACTAGTGGCGGCCGCCTTTACCTCCGCCTTCCCTCTGCTGGGGGCAGCCGCGGTGGTAGGGGGAATGTCTTGCGGGGTCGCTGTCAGCTCCGGCGGCAAATATATACGTCAACTCATGCCTTCCCGGTTGCGCGGTCGGTTCTATGTAATAGGAGACCTGGCACTTATGTCCGGGATCCTGCTAGGACTCTCACTAACTGCAACCTGGGCTTGGCTGTACGAACTCGAAACGATCTCACTTCCCAGCTATCTGTCGGGCCCTGCCCTCCTATTCCTCCTTCCTACTATTCCCGCGCTCGCGGCTGCCTGGCTGACCTGGCGAAGCCCCGAATCTCCTGTGCTGCTGCTTCGGCAGGGACGCGAGGAAGAAGCGATGGTCGCCCTCGTTCGTATCCGCACCGGGCAGGCAGCTAGGATCGCGCGCGAATATGGCCGCATGCAGATCTTGGCTTCCGTCACCGACGACACGATTGGGCGGCGCAAGGCGCAGTATTCCTCTCCTAGGCAAAAGATCATGACGAGGTCGGCAATCGCCGCCGCGATCGGGCTACATTCGACCGGGGTGAGCATCATCTTCCTCTTTGGAATTGTGATTTGCTCTTGGACGGGCGCATCCATGACCGTGTCAGTCATTGTGGGAATGGCGGCGGTAGCCTGCGCCCTGTTCGGGTTGATCGCCAGGGTTTACGGTTTCTTGCCCCCGGCATTTTCGTTCATGACCTCCCGCCGGTCTTCACTGCTGGTGGGGGGTGGCACCTCGGCGCTTTGTCTAGCTGGACTGGCAGCTACTTTTTTCCTTGTGGTGCCGCACGCGGCCGGAGCGTGGACGCTGGTCGCAGCCATCTTCTTGATCCATGCCCTAACCGTGATCATGGTTATGTTCCCAGCCGCCAATTCGTTGACGAGGGCGCATACGCCCGGGCCGGTGCGCACTCGCGCTAACGCCGCTTCGCTGGTGGTGGCGGGCGTGTCCATGGCGTTGTTCTTGCTGGTTGCAGACCGCTTGGGGGCTGCGGGCGCGTTCTTGGCTATGGCCTTGGTCGACTGCGGGGCGACTTTGCTCGTGGCGCGGGTTGTGCCCCTACCTCCGCGGCTTCCTTCTAAGACGGCACATTAGTAAAGGTAGACTGGACCTATGCAGCCCACCCAACAAGATGTTGCCGACCTGGCAGGTGTTTCTAGACAGTTAGTGTCCCTAGTAGTGCGCGGGGATAAGCATGTCTCGCCGACAAAACGCCGGGCGGTACAAGAGGCTATGGCTAGCTTGGGATACCGTCCTAATGCGGCGGCAAGGGCATTGGTGGAGCGCCGCACCCGCACTATTGGGCTAGTAACCCCTGGATTTTCAAACCCCTTCTTTGGCGATCTTGCCGATGCGATCAGGGTGGCAGCCTCTGAACGGAACTTGACGCCCCTGATCGGTTCTTCGGCCTCGGTACTTGAAGTAGAACGGTCGGTAATTGATCGTTTTATAGAGATGGGAGTAGATGGGCTGATCCTAACTGGCTCTTTGCTTTCCCCGGAGACGATCGCCAAGATCGGCGAGCAGGTGCCTGTCTGCATGCTCAATCGGCCCCCTGCTAAAGGAGTAGTGGATGCGGTCTTGTGCGACGACGCGCGCGGGCAGCAGCTGGCTACCGAACACGCGGTCGAGGCGGGCTACAAGCACATTGTGTTCCTTGAGGACGAGGATGCCGACATTCCGCAGACTTCCGCCCACCGCAGGCAGACTGGGTTCTTGGCGGCAATGGAGGCCATGGGGCGGGCCGACGAAGCTGTCACAATCACCGTGACGGGCCGGGTCTCGGAAGCGGTCTTGCAGGCCTTCGACATTTTCAATTCCACCGATGTGGCGTTTATCTGTCACAACGACCAGATTGCGTTCGAGGCGGCTGTCGAGATCATGTCTCGCGGCATGTCCCTGGGGGTAGACGTGGGGGTCACGGGCTACGACAACACGGCGTTGGCTTCGTTTTATTCTCTGGAGCTGACCTCTATTGATCAGGGCTTGGCGCGGATGGCGCGCGGTGCGGTTGCAATGATCGAATCGCGCCAGCACGGGCACCACGAGGCCGGGAGGACCCAGATGATTGACCCTACGCTGGTCACTCGCCGCTCCACTCGGCGGCGGGTATGGAAAAAGTAACGATATAGCAATGGTGCACTTGGGGGCCTGCCAAGCTACGATGTACCTGTGACTTCAAGTATTACCGAACGCCCCGTCCTGGTGGTTGATTTTGGTGCGCAGTACGCCCAGCTGATCGCTCGGCGCGTGCGCGAGGCTCGCGTCTATTCCGAAATCGTGCCACACACGATGGCTGCCCAGCAGATGCTGGATAAGAATCCTGCAGCGATCATTCTTTCTGGTGGCCCCTCCTCGGTTTATGCCGAGGGCGCGCCCAGTATTGATCCTGAAATTTTCAGCGCCGGAGTTCCCGTCTTGGGAATTTGCTATGGCTTCCAGACAATGGCCGCGAAACTTGGCGGCAAGGTTGGCAAGACCGGCACCCGCGAATACGGTCACACCGAGGTAAACCTGCAGGCCGGTGGTGGTCTGCTACTTTCAGATACCCCGGAAAAGCAGGCGGTGTGGATGAGCCATGGCGATGCGGTCCAGCAGGCTCCCGAAGGATTTATCGTCACCGCGTCCACTGCCGAGACGCCGGTAGCCGCTTTTGAGGACAAGGAACGCGGCTTGTACGGCGTGCAGTGGCACCCCGAAGTGCACCACAGCGAATTCGGGCAGAAGGCGCTGGAACACTTCCTCTACGAGGGTGCTGGCCTGAAGGGGGATTGGACGTCTGATTCCATCATCGATACCCAGGTGCAGAAGATCCGCGAACAGGTGGGCGATGCCCAGGTTATTTGTGGCCTGTCTGGTGGGGTGGACTCCTCGGTGGCCGCCGCTCTCGTCCATAAGGCGATTGGCGACCAGTTGACCTGTATCTTTGTTGACCACGGGCTGCTGCGTGCAGGCGAGCGGGAACAGGTCGAAACTGACTACGCCGCTTCTACCGGCATCAAGATCGTTACCGTTGACGAGTCGGAACGGTTCCTAACGGCCCTGGAAGGGGTGTCGGATCCGGAAACGAAGCGCAAGATCATCGGCCGCGAATTCATTCGTTCCTTCGAAGCTGCCCAGCTAGACCTGGTGCGGCAGGCAGGTGCCGAGGGCACCCAGATCAAGTTCTTGGTACAGGGCACCCTGTACCCGGACGTGGTTGAATCTGGCGGAGGCGAAGGTGCGGCCAATATCAAGTCCCACCACAACGTCGGGGGGCTACCCGAGGACCTGGACTTCGAACTGATTGAGCCGCTGCGTACCCTGTTCAAAGACGAGGTGCGGCAGATCGGGTTGGCCCTTGGGGTACCCGAGAACATTGTGTGGCGTCAGCCCTTCCCTGGGCCCGGCCTAGGTATCCGCATCATTGGCGAGGTCACCCGCGATCGTCTGGAAATTCTGCGGGCCGCTGACCTGATCGCCCGCGAGGAACTGACCAAGGCAGGGCTAGACCGCGAGATTTGGCAGTGCCCGGTGGTGCTGTTGGCAGACGTGCATTCGGTGGGCGTGCAGGGTGATGGCCGTACTTACGGGCATCCGATCGTGCTCCGCCCGGTCTCTTCCGAGGATGCGATGACTGCTGATTGGACTCGGTTGCCATACGACGTGCTGGCACGCATCAGCACGCGCATCACTAATACTGTTCCCGAGGTTAACCGCGTGGTCTTGGATTGCACTTCCAAGCCACCGGGAACCATCGAGTGGGAGTAAACAAAATGCCCTGCCGGCTGGCAGGGCATTTTTGTATCCGCTTTATGCAACTAGATTTTCTTCGTCCTCTTGCACAGTAGGTAGGCGAGCAGGGCCAACGCGGCAATGGCGGTCACTGCCCAGTACAGGCCGCGGTATCCAAAGGCGGGCACCATCCAGCCCAGTACTAGGGGGCACACGCCGATCGCGGCATCCATGAACACGAAGTAGGTCGAGTTTGCTACGTCTAGGTGTCCCTTGGGCGAGTTCTTGATTGCTAATGCCAACCCGGCT
The genomic region above belongs to Winkia neuii and contains:
- a CDS encoding ATP-binding cassette domain-containing protein; its protein translation is MTDSVGATCTGLGKKYRRGDPALTDVDLQIHAGEITGLLGRNGSGKTTLMRLLGGELFPSSGKVQIDGHPAHSPSACANTCLVADGGNWDKGTSGRILVEVASLRPSWSGALFEELLDYFRIDVPRIIGRASKGMQSTFALCLALASGAELTLLDEIHLGMDQPTREKMYEQIVRLNGQTGRGFVLSSHLISEIEQVIGQVVVLERGQVRFAGEVDALLDSFTELLGPREAVMKLQEAGIRLLERQQQGSLLKATVDGALPESLRRYCEQAGIQMEGLDLAQTFRVLTEDKSRPATPTEPALGEEHDAK
- a CDS encoding GntR family transcriptional regulator codes for the protein MKSFSGPGPIYRQIADSIKDQIVARTLTDGDKLMSTTEYAATYRINPATAQKAFAELTRQGLVEKRRGIGMFVASGAYKKLVGNLRTGYKDEVLLPALERGRKLGYSDSQLLDLIRTYLGGEK
- a CDS encoding LacI family DNA-binding transcriptional regulator — its product is MQPTQQDVADLAGVSRQLVSLVVRGDKHVSPTKRRAVQEAMASLGYRPNAAARALVERRTRTIGLVTPGFSNPFFGDLADAIRVAASERNLTPLIGSSASVLEVERSVIDRFIEMGVDGLILTGSLLSPETIAKIGEQVPVCMLNRPPAKGVVDAVLCDDARGQQLATEHAVEAGYKHIVFLEDEDADIPQTSAHRRQTGFLAAMEAMGRADEAVTITVTGRVSEAVLQAFDIFNSTDVAFICHNDQIAFEAAVEIMSRGMSLGVDVGVTGYDNTALASFYSLELTSIDQGLARMARGAVAMIESRQHGHHEAGRTQMIDPTLVTRRSTRRRVWKK
- a CDS encoding acetate/propionate family kinase codes for the protein MARTVLVINSGSSSIKYQLLDPDTGEVHAKGLCERIGEKEGHIAHKYQGKTTEVNEPIADHGAGLSEILRLFDEVGPSIAESNVIGVGHRVVQGGKYFDGPALITDEVRQKIEELCPLAPLHNPAHLSGIDVAKKLLPDVPHVAVFDTAFFQTLPAEASTYAIDQEVAEKYEVRRYGAHGTSHRFVSGRVAELLDRSDLKQIVLHLGNGASASAVVNGEAVDTSMGLTPLEGLVMGTRTGDIDPAVVFHLARQANMSIDELDTLFNKKSGLLGLCGDNDMRTVRDLADEGNEKARAALDVYLHRLVSYVGRYYAVMGGLDVIAFTAGVGENDVDIRRELCERLAFMGIELDEEVNKIRGDEPRTISTPNSKITVMVVPTNEELSIAQQVMQIAQK
- a CDS encoding ABC transporter ATP-binding protein — its product is MNDLEFSHLSKTFGRIKALENVSFTVAEGELFGFVGANGAGKTTTMRIAMGIIDPDQGQVCLGGKPLTQKARTRIGYMPEERGLYPKMKVAPQLEYLARLHGMNSADARAAQQKWTERLGVGSRRGDEVEKLSLGNQQRVQLASALLFNPRALILDEPFSGLDPVAVDAMSQAMREYAASGVPVLFSSHQLDLVERVCDRIGIISSGRLVATGTVAELRATADPATKVQASPEAWAAAKEAGAGLEITDLDGGGTIKFTDPAQKQRVLRAALAAGDVYGFADEVPPLAEIFRDTVSKNQEADK
- a CDS encoding MFS transporter; this translates as MPDKVSLVHHIQDLKESVPKLGRPKVVAQFVLVMLTVGWIIATLGASLPLLEHMKIAGISVFERAALVAVAFLAAAPGLFLAQHLDEMSKSSRLLTTVAMAFAAGALVAAAFTSAFPLLGAAAVVGGMSCGVAVSSGGKYIRQLMPSRLRGRFYVIGDLALMSGILLGLSLTATWAWLYELETISLPSYLSGPALLFLLPTIPALAAAWLTWRSPESPVLLLRQGREEEAMVALVRIRTGQAARIAREYGRMQILASVTDDTIGRRKAQYSSPRQKIMTRSAIAAAIGLHSTGVSIIFLFGIVICSWTGASMTVSVIVGMAAVACALFGLIARVYGFLPPAFSFMTSRRSSLLVGGGTSALCLAGLAATFFLVVPHAAGAWTLVAAIFLIHALTVIMVMFPAANSLTRAHTPGPVRTRANAASLVVAGVSMALFLLVADRLGAAGAFLAMALVDCGATLLVARVVPLPPRLPSKTAH
- a CDS encoding ABC transporter permease — encoded protein: MNQVWQIAKREIIQRGLNKATLATTIIMALVLGVGGIIAGNLLSSESEPDTIAVTADTQQMGTALKAVSKQMQEAGVGAMTDDAVTKRVASNEEAKKLVQKGDVDYAIVKAGEETQLLSDGPAPMSLSTTVRQIASSAALTKYIQDVGGNVQELNKQVNDVKFKAVNVSPKDEKDKGSDDFQLNDMANYIISLVALLLMFMIIMTAGQVVALGVVEEKSSRIVEVLLGAVSPTRLLLGKVLGVAIMALAQLAIMGLGAFIGGRALVQALDMHVDAAGISGWVLVWMVLGFCTYIFLYAGVGAMVTRTEDMGTALMPLVFLQMVILYVALFVAMRNPVSSIVRVLSFIPGASCYAMPVRIAWSVAPTWEILVAVALNLLALPLLIWLGGRAYRRGVMNTGGKLSFRQAFGRTVEKA
- the pta gene encoding phosphate acetyltransferase yields the protein MTRIHVLPVDTSYSVSPIADKIAQKLQSTPARPYAEGEWYTQATALRAKATPALQDALVVDGSVAAPVAGLSLLGVQAGVAADDSATVLLVVNEAANADQAIAAATKVVEDAHAAVSAVLVIGGEASVEGVKVFTSADEQISDELAEELAGLTKASGSGVVTPGAFKAGFIKQAKSELRTIVLPEPDDLRVLQAAANVLEMGTANLVLLGEEAEIKAAAEKEGLDISAAQIVSPKDPERIDRYAQILYEARKHKGVDLEKAKSMLADVSYFGTLMIAAGEADGMVSGAVHTTAETIRPALQIIKTKPGTSTVSGSFFVLLEDRVQLYADCAVTIDPTSDQLVDIAAASADTAKSFGMDPKVALISYSTGDSGKGPTVDKVKEAMAKIKETHPELVVDGPLQFDAAFDPTVAAKKRPGSPVAGQANVFVFVNLDQGNCTYKAVQRTAGATAIGPVLQGMKKPVNDLSRGATVDDIVNTIVLTAIQAQEK